In Symmachiella dynata, the following are encoded in one genomic region:
- the smpB gene encoding SsrA-binding protein SmpB — protein MGKKSKKSKKKKSTEDPNFKTIARNRKARHQYEILDEMECGIVLQGSEVKSARSGKVSLDEAYGRVQGNEVYLVGCDIAEYPQANLMNHEPKRTRKLLLHRREISKFAETASQNGLTLVPTAMYFKKGVAKVKLATARGRKLHDKRDKLKKDTAQMEIRRAMTHRR, from the coding sequence ATGGGTAAAAAGAGTAAAAAAAGCAAAAAGAAGAAATCGACCGAAGATCCGAATTTCAAAACGATCGCCCGCAACCGTAAAGCGCGGCATCAGTACGAAATCCTGGACGAAATGGAGTGCGGCATCGTTCTGCAAGGGAGCGAAGTCAAAAGCGCGCGGAGTGGCAAGGTCTCACTGGACGAGGCCTACGGCCGGGTACAGGGGAATGAGGTCTATCTGGTCGGCTGTGATATCGCGGAGTACCCGCAAGCCAACCTCATGAATCACGAGCCGAAGCGGACGCGCAAGCTATTGTTGCATCGCCGGGAGATCAGCAAATTCGCCGAAACGGCTAGTCAAAATGGTCTGACGCTCGTGCCCACAGCGATGTACTTCAAAAAGGGCGTTGCCAAAGTCAAACTGGCCACCGCCCGTGGACGCAAACTGCACGACAAGCGGGATAAGCTCAAAAAGGATACCGCCCAAATGGAAATCCGCCGGGCGATGACCCACCGCCGCTAG
- a CDS encoding fasciclin domain-containing protein — MRTLLSLSFVGLICTTAVAGNCPNSRPVQHTSPQRVAYYHPAPPPAASKKSTQADIVDTAVKAGSFKTLVAAVKAAGLVDALKSDGPFTVFAPTDKAFANLPEGTVANLLKPENKKTLQAILKYHVVAGQVAAKDVVKLSKAKTLQGDDVAIAVADGKVKVNNANVVKTDIVCSNGIIHVIDAVILPPEKSPQASNTSKAKADVVDTAVAAGSFKTLVAAVQAAGLVETLKGDGPFTVFAPTDEAFAKLPKGTVEDLLKPENREQLQAILTYHVVPGRVMAADVVKLKSAKTVNGESVSIAVDDGKVRIDEATVVKADIECGNGVIHVIDAVILP; from the coding sequence ATGCGCACACTGCTATCACTTTCATTCGTCGGGCTGATCTGCACAACTGCCGTCGCTGGTAACTGCCCCAATAGCCGACCGGTTCAACACACCTCACCGCAGCGCGTGGCTTACTACCATCCCGCCCCACCGCCTGCTGCGAGCAAGAAGTCGACACAAGCTGACATTGTTGACACGGCAGTCAAGGCGGGTTCGTTCAAGACGCTGGTCGCCGCCGTCAAAGCGGCTGGACTTGTGGACGCACTCAAGAGCGACGGGCCTTTCACAGTATTCGCTCCCACCGACAAAGCCTTCGCTAACTTGCCCGAAGGGACTGTAGCGAATCTGCTCAAACCCGAGAACAAAAAAACACTGCAAGCGATCCTGAAGTACCATGTGGTGGCCGGTCAGGTGGCTGCGAAGGATGTCGTCAAACTCTCCAAAGCCAAAACGTTACAAGGTGACGATGTGGCAATCGCTGTTGCGGACGGCAAGGTCAAAGTTAATAACGCGAACGTTGTGAAAACCGACATCGTTTGCAGCAACGGGATCATTCACGTCATCGATGCCGTGATTCTGCCTCCGGAGAAGTCTCCGCAAGCATCGAATACGTCAAAAGCCAAAGCGGATGTCGTAGATACCGCTGTCGCTGCAGGTTCGTTTAAAACACTGGTTGCCGCTGTCCAAGCAGCAGGCTTAGTGGAGACGCTCAAAGGGGACGGGCCGTTTACAGTCTTCGCACCGACTGATGAAGCGTTCGCCAAACTCCCGAAGGGGACTGTCGAAGACTTGCTCAAGCCGGAAAACCGCGAGCAGTTGCAGGCGATTTTGACTTATCACGTTGTTCCCGGTCGTGTCATGGCTGCCGACGTTGTGAAGCTGAAGTCGGCCAAGACGGTCAATGGCGAATCGGTTTCGATCGCTGTCGATGATGGGAAGGTTCGCATCGATGAGGCCACAGTGGTCAAAGCCGACATCGAGTGTGGCAATGGTGTGATCCATGTGATCGACGCAGTCATTCTGCCGTAA
- a CDS encoding cyclic nucleotide-binding/CBS domain-containing protein — protein MGLFENVKNETVSRLALRPVVTIKTGATVRDVVQQLRAAQLGCAVAVDASGKPQGMFTEAMLRGLLARDPATINDPIESHLAKTFPWVKTSDPIETVLAAMETKNIRFVVVVDEDDAVVGITGQKGLMEYVAEHFPGEVLVQRVGSKGYPEQREGA, from the coding sequence ATGGGGCTTTTTGAAAACGTCAAAAACGAGACGGTCAGCCGCTTGGCGTTGCGACCGGTGGTGACTATCAAGACAGGGGCAACGGTCCGCGATGTTGTCCAGCAATTGCGCGCGGCCCAGTTGGGATGCGCCGTCGCTGTCGATGCTTCCGGAAAGCCGCAGGGCATGTTTACCGAAGCGATGCTCCGCGGTCTGCTGGCGCGGGACCCGGCGACGATCAACGATCCCATCGAGTCGCACTTGGCAAAGACCTTTCCCTGGGTAAAAACTAGTGACCCAATCGAAACCGTCTTAGCAGCGATGGAAACAAAAAATATTCGCTTCGTTGTGGTCGTGGATGAAGACGACGCGGTCGTCGGAATCACGGGCCAAAAAGGGCTGATGGAGTATGTCGCGGAACACTTTCCCGGCGAGGTGCTGGTGCAGCGCGTCGGATCCAAAGGCTATCCCGAACAACGAGAGGGGGCTTAG
- a CDS encoding CBS domain-containing protein — translation MANEKQNETPFQDPLENYDPPTFDDPIEQALHEETVMAIQSRPYACVPIDTTVQEVLQTLVGEGIACVLIENQGKLVGLVSDRDILEKVALEYADVKDKSVQEVMTASPVYVDESDSAASALAVMAVSGYRHVPVVDGDENIVGIVSPQRVTKFLRKCMDDQ, via the coding sequence ATGGCCAACGAAAAACAAAACGAAACGCCCTTCCAAGATCCATTGGAAAACTACGATCCACCGACATTTGACGATCCCATCGAGCAGGCCTTGCATGAGGAAACCGTGATGGCGATCCAGTCGCGGCCCTATGCCTGCGTCCCTATCGACACGACCGTTCAGGAAGTGCTACAAACGTTGGTCGGTGAGGGCATTGCCTGTGTATTGATTGAGAACCAAGGAAAACTGGTGGGGTTGGTCAGTGACCGAGACATACTGGAAAAAGTGGCACTGGAGTACGCCGACGTGAAGGACAAATCGGTGCAAGAAGTGATGACGGCCAGTCCGGTCTATGTCGACGAATCGGATTCGGCCGCATCGGCACTGGCGGTAATGGCGGTTAGCGGTTATCGGCACGTGCCAGTGGTGGACGGGGATGAAAACATCGTCGGCATCGTCAGCCCGCAGCGGGTCACCAAGTTCCTGCGGAAATGCATGGACGACCAATAA
- a CDS encoding ornithine cyclodeaminase family protein, which translates to MFSHEIHCQYYSQEDLLGAGCLDIRMAMQAAEEAIIAFDQGDVIFPDKIVQIFNDDTQERINCLPATFKTRKICGVKWVSVFPPNPVKHGIQNLSAVIILSEIEHGFPIAFMEGTLCSNVRVGSMGALAAKHLARQDAETIGFIGAGEQAKMHLIAMKTALPSLKRCFVAAKLPSEEAQFLKEMSPILSDMEIVACDSDLRRAVVDADVIVTATSAQAPLLKAGWIKPGAFYSHVGGWEDEFAVAKLCDKIVCDDWETVKHRTQTLSRIYQAGEMTDADIHADLVDILMGRKPGRENNEERIYFNAVGLAYVDVAIAVAMYERAAEAGMGQDLKIQHEMIFEHAHLKDWVRV; encoded by the coding sequence ATGTTTTCTCATGAAATCCACTGCCAATACTACTCCCAAGAAGACCTTTTGGGAGCAGGGTGCCTGGACATTCGCATGGCCATGCAGGCCGCGGAGGAGGCGATCATTGCGTTTGATCAGGGGGACGTGATCTTTCCTGATAAAATCGTGCAGATATTCAACGACGACACCCAGGAGCGAATCAACTGCTTGCCGGCGACGTTCAAAACCCGCAAGATTTGCGGCGTGAAGTGGGTGTCGGTCTTCCCGCCCAACCCGGTCAAACATGGCATTCAAAACCTCTCGGCAGTGATTATTCTCTCGGAAATCGAACACGGATTTCCGATCGCCTTCATGGAAGGGACCCTGTGCTCCAACGTCCGCGTGGGGAGTATGGGTGCCCTGGCTGCTAAACATCTGGCGCGGCAGGATGCGGAAACGATTGGATTCATCGGTGCCGGCGAGCAGGCAAAAATGCATTTGATCGCCATGAAGACCGCCCTGCCCTCGCTGAAACGCTGTTTTGTCGCTGCCAAGCTCCCGAGCGAAGAAGCACAATTTCTGAAAGAGATGTCGCCGATTTTGTCCGACATGGAGATCGTCGCGTGCGACTCCGATCTGCGGCGGGCCGTCGTCGATGCCGATGTGATTGTGACCGCCACCAGCGCACAGGCCCCGCTGCTCAAAGCAGGCTGGATTAAGCCGGGAGCGTTCTATAGCCACGTCGGGGGCTGGGAGGATGAATTCGCCGTGGCCAAACTGTGCGACAAAATTGTCTGCGATGATTGGGAAACCGTCAAACACCGCACACAGACCCTCAGCCGCATTTATCAAGCAGGGGAAATGACCGATGCGGATATCCATGCCGATCTGGTCGACATCTTAATGGGCCGCAAACCGGGACGCGAAAACAACGAAGAGCGGATCTATTTCAACGCGGTCGGATTGGCCTACGTCGACGTCGCCATCGCCGTCGCCATGTACGAGCGAGCCGCAGAAGCGGGTATGGGGCAGGACCTCAAGATCCAACACGAGATGATTTTCGAGCACGCGCATTTGAAGGATTGGGTCCGCGTGTGA
- the carA gene encoding glutamine-hydrolyzing carbamoyl-phosphate synthase small subunit, translated as MPAAKLALEDGTVFTGENFGAVGEISGEVVFNTSMTGYQEILTDPSYRGQIITMTYPLIGNYGVNPEDVESSGLKLSGFIVRELSRRRSNFRSSAALEDYLAEAGVIGMSGIDTRALVKHIRTAGAMTGVLSTTDLDDASLVAKAKASPGLVGRDLVNEVIPEKSYSWDEKLSPWANVASTIEKQPASGPQPHVVAIDYGMKWNIPRHLADLNCRVTVVPGTATSAEVLALEPDGVFLSNGPGDPRPLDYAIRTIQELLGKKPIFGICLGQQLLGLATGMEIYKLKFGHRGANQPVMNKQSGCVEITSQNHGFALDAKTMPDDVEVTHVNLNDDTVSGIRHKTHAAFGVQYHPEASAGPHDSRYLFEQFYQSMLVG; from the coding sequence ATGCCCGCCGCTAAACTTGCACTGGAAGATGGGACCGTATTTACTGGAGAAAACTTCGGTGCCGTTGGGGAAATCTCCGGCGAAGTCGTTTTCAATACCAGTATGACCGGTTACCAGGAAATCCTCACCGATCCCTCCTACCGCGGTCAGATCATCACGATGACCTATCCGCTGATCGGCAATTACGGGGTCAATCCCGAGGATGTCGAAAGCTCCGGATTAAAGCTGTCAGGATTCATCGTTCGCGAACTCAGCCGCCGCCGCAGCAATTTCCGCTCTTCCGCTGCGCTGGAAGATTACCTGGCTGAAGCCGGCGTGATTGGCATGTCCGGCATCGATACGCGGGCCTTGGTCAAACATATCCGCACCGCCGGCGCCATGACCGGCGTGTTGTCCACAACGGATCTGGATGACGCCTCGCTTGTCGCCAAAGCCAAAGCTAGCCCGGGACTCGTCGGTCGCGATTTGGTCAACGAAGTCATTCCCGAAAAATCATACAGCTGGGACGAGAAACTCTCCCCTTGGGCCAACGTTGCCTCGACGATCGAAAAACAACCAGCAAGCGGACCGCAACCACATGTCGTCGCTATCGACTACGGCATGAAATGGAACATCCCGCGACATCTAGCGGACCTGAACTGTCGCGTCACGGTTGTTCCGGGCACAGCCACCAGTGCAGAGGTTTTGGCACTCGAACCGGATGGCGTGTTTCTTTCCAACGGCCCAGGTGATCCACGACCGCTGGATTATGCGATTCGTACCATCCAGGAATTACTTGGCAAAAAGCCAATCTTCGGGATTTGCTTGGGGCAGCAATTGCTCGGACTGGCCACCGGGATGGAGATTTACAAACTGAAGTTCGGTCATCGCGGCGCGAATCAACCGGTGATGAACAAACAGTCCGGCTGTGTAGAAATCACGTCGCAAAACCACGGATTCGCGCTGGATGCCAAGACGATGCCCGACGACGTCGAAGTCACACATGTGAATCTCAACGACGACACCGTCTCAGGCATCCGCCACAAAACACACGCCGCCTTCGGCGTCCAATACCACCCCGAAGCCTCCGCCGGCCCCCACGACAGTCGGTACCTGTTCGAGCAATTCTATCAATCGATGCTCGTCGGTTAA
- a CDS encoding ArsR/SmtB family transcription factor, whose protein sequence is MISNVIPHDETAVDDSISDTDAPQLPEQLEKDLVQVFKLLSDETRLRILLYLTQQGELHVTALCDRLGQSQPAVSHHLALLRVAGLIEARRDGKHNFYHVRRQHFYRLMSEAFAGLSGDGEIRFEDFVLTHAEG, encoded by the coding sequence ATGATCTCCAACGTCATCCCCCACGACGAAACCGCTGTCGATGATTCGATCTCCGACACCGACGCTCCGCAACTTCCTGAGCAACTCGAAAAAGACTTGGTTCAAGTCTTCAAGTTGTTGTCTGACGAAACGCGATTGCGGATTCTGCTGTATCTCACGCAGCAAGGCGAATTACACGTCACCGCGTTGTGCGACCGCCTGGGCCAAAGCCAACCGGCTGTCAGCCATCACTTGGCGCTGCTCCGCGTCGCAGGATTGATCGAAGCTCGCCGCGATGGAAAGCACAATTTCTATCATGTCCGTCGGCAACACTTCTATCGCCTAATGTCCGAAGCCTTTGCCGGCCTGTCGGGCGACGGTGAAATTCGCTTCGAGGATTTTGTCCTCACGCACGCCGAAGGCTAA
- a CDS encoding galactose oxidase: MKYILLSLVVLSCSSGVVLAQSDVPNWTQVTDHAAWQPRDSQGEVVFKDQLWVLGGWFGSFEAPPRDVWKSPDGKNWTLVDKQAPWKHSDLPMTVVFDDKMWLMGGWYNGRLPGHSASNEVWSTSDGVKWEQVTDNAGWSPRLAAGLVEFKGKMWILGGSENYYFGDEKSLKNDVWSSSDGKTWELATDNAPWSPRSYHAAVVHDEKMWVLGGGNYVPEYSANNDVWCSEDGKNWTEVTAEAPWGPRLWFSAVTYRDRIWVLGGWSNNPSTNLGDVWYSRNGRDWTELKSEMIWKARHEHSAYVFQDKLWIAGGHARPLNNEVWSLDVSSKWLDDH; encoded by the coding sequence TTGAAATACATCCTACTCAGCCTCGTCGTCCTGTCCTGCAGCAGCGGTGTTGTACTCGCCCAAAGCGATGTGCCGAATTGGACCCAGGTCACCGACCATGCGGCTTGGCAGCCGCGTGATTCGCAAGGGGAGGTCGTCTTCAAGGATCAACTCTGGGTCCTCGGAGGCTGGTTCGGTTCCTTTGAAGCGCCGCCCCGCGATGTTTGGAAATCTCCCGACGGAAAAAACTGGACGTTGGTCGACAAGCAGGCACCTTGGAAACATAGCGACTTGCCGATGACGGTGGTGTTTGACGACAAAATGTGGTTGATGGGAGGCTGGTACAACGGACGCCTGCCGGGCCACTCCGCCAGCAACGAAGTTTGGTCGACGAGCGACGGAGTAAAATGGGAACAGGTGACCGACAACGCCGGCTGGTCGCCGCGCCTGGCGGCCGGGCTTGTCGAATTCAAAGGGAAGATGTGGATTCTGGGCGGCTCCGAAAACTATTACTTCGGTGACGAGAAGAGCCTGAAAAACGACGTCTGGTCATCGAGCGACGGCAAGACCTGGGAATTGGCCACGGACAACGCACCCTGGTCGCCGCGTTCGTATCACGCCGCTGTCGTTCATGACGAAAAAATGTGGGTCCTGGGGGGTGGGAACTACGTGCCGGAGTATTCCGCGAACAACGACGTCTGGTGTTCCGAAGATGGCAAGAATTGGACCGAGGTCACGGCAGAAGCGCCCTGGGGGCCGCGACTTTGGTTTTCCGCAGTCACCTATCGCGACCGCATCTGGGTACTGGGCGGGTGGTCCAACAATCCCTCGACTAATCTGGGGGACGTCTGGTATTCGCGCAACGGCCGGGATTGGACGGAATTGAAATCAGAAATGATTTGGAAAGCACGGCACGAACATTCCGCCTACGTGTTTCAGGACAAACTGTGGATTGCGGGAGGACACGCGCGGCCGCTGAATAACGAAGTCTGGTCGTTGGATGTCAGCTCGAAGTGGCTCGACGACCATTGA
- a CDS encoding AAA family ATPase, which yields MTAANETPDISASPEEIQAVDQLNAQYQHICGQMGGVIVGLEDVVEQTMIAILCRSHCILQGMPGLAKTMLVSTLSSLLHLSFRRIQFTPDLMPADITGTDVLEEDHTTGKRVFRFIKGPLFGNIILADEINRTPPKTQSALLEAMQERQLTIGGDTYPLPDPFFVLATQNPIEQEGTYTLPEAQLDRFIFKIQLGYPSFENEIEICKRATTEYAAETQPVLTAEQLIQMQNVVRKVPVADHVYKFAVTLARMTRPEEGKLPGDLQDMVQWGAGPRASIFLLMAAKARAILHKRYHATASDVAHVALPVLRHRIIPTFNAEAAGVSTDDIIRKLIAQLKPPQGRQERQGAAVAGR from the coding sequence ATGACCGCAGCGAATGAAACCCCGGATATTTCCGCGTCGCCGGAGGAAATCCAAGCCGTCGACCAATTGAATGCGCAGTACCAACACATCTGCGGACAAATGGGAGGCGTGATTGTTGGGTTGGAGGATGTGGTCGAGCAAACGATGATCGCGATCCTGTGTCGCAGTCATTGCATTTTGCAGGGCATGCCGGGCTTGGCGAAAACGATGTTGGTCTCGACGCTGTCGTCGCTGTTGCACCTGTCGTTTCGCCGCATTCAATTCACACCCGACCTGATGCCGGCCGACATCACCGGGACTGACGTGCTGGAGGAGGATCACACGACCGGCAAACGGGTGTTTCGATTCATCAAGGGGCCGCTATTTGGCAATATCATTCTAGCCGACGAAATCAACCGCACCCCGCCCAAGACGCAAAGTGCCCTGTTGGAGGCGATGCAGGAACGGCAATTGACCATCGGCGGCGACACCTATCCGCTCCCCGACCCCTTCTTCGTATTGGCCACACAAAATCCCATCGAACAAGAAGGGACCTACACGCTCCCAGAAGCACAGTTGGACCGCTTCATATTTAAGATTCAGTTGGGTTATCCCTCCTTCGAAAACGAAATCGAAATCTGCAAGCGAGCGACGACCGAATACGCCGCCGAGACCCAACCGGTGCTGACTGCCGAGCAATTGATTCAGATGCAAAACGTGGTCCGCAAAGTGCCGGTGGCAGATCATGTTTATAAGTTCGCCGTCACGTTGGCACGGATGACGCGGCCTGAGGAAGGGAAACTTCCGGGCGATCTGCAAGACATGGTGCAATGGGGCGCCGGTCCGCGGGCTAGTATTTTTCTTTTAATGGCAGCCAAAGCGCGGGCGATTCTGCACAAACGCTATCACGCGACCGCCTCGGATGTCGCCCACGTGGCACTGCCAGTCTTGCGGCACCGGATCATTCCCACGTTTAACGCCGAAGCGGCAGGCGTTTCGACCGACGATATCATCCGCAAACTGATCGCCCAGTTGAAACCGCCGCAGGGACGGCAAGAACGTCAAGGAGCCGCTGTGGCGGGGAGATAG
- a CDS encoding DUF58 domain-containing protein, translating into MSTAPNGIELLDSEALGKVGNLELLSTNVVDGVLSGLHRSTLKGGCFEFAEHRAYSAGDEIRLIDWRVYAKSDRYYIKQFEEETNLQAVMVVDASGSMQYGHSTVSKLDYARMACACLSRLMLRQRDAVGIALIDQKMRQYIPPRAHAHHLQAILDALRRNEAGGMTSLASNLQEVARRIKRRGLIVIFSDCFGELEPLKKAIHHLRLRGHEVLIFHVLAPEERTFPFDRFSQFECFEEDGLRIDLDPPSVRKAYLERMRVYLEDLQESCARLACDYVPLSTEDNLGDTLAYYLNRRAARIKK; encoded by the coding sequence ATGTCAACCGCGCCGAACGGTATTGAGCTTTTGGATTCCGAAGCCTTGGGCAAAGTCGGAAACTTGGAATTGTTGTCGACGAACGTTGTCGATGGCGTCTTGTCCGGGTTGCATCGTTCGACGCTTAAAGGGGGGTGTTTCGAATTTGCCGAGCACCGCGCCTATTCCGCTGGCGATGAAATCCGTTTGATCGATTGGCGGGTCTATGCCAAGAGCGATCGCTATTACATTAAGCAGTTCGAAGAAGAGACGAACCTGCAGGCGGTGATGGTGGTCGACGCCAGCGGATCGATGCAATACGGGCACTCGACGGTCTCCAAACTGGACTACGCGCGCATGGCGTGCGCTTGTTTGTCGCGACTGATGTTACGGCAGCGCGACGCGGTTGGGATTGCGTTGATTGATCAAAAGATGCGGCAATACATTCCTCCACGAGCGCACGCCCATCATTTGCAAGCGATTCTCGATGCCCTGCGCAGGAACGAAGCGGGGGGCATGACCTCGTTGGCAAGCAACCTGCAGGAAGTCGCCCGCCGTATCAAACGCCGCGGCCTGATCGTGATTTTCTCCGACTGTTTTGGGGAATTGGAGCCTTTGAAAAAGGCGATCCACCACCTGCGGCTGCGGGGGCATGAGGTGTTGATCTTTCATGTGCTAGCCCCTGAGGAACGGACGTTTCCGTTTGATCGTTTTTCGCAGTTTGAATGTTTCGAAGAAGACGGCCTGCGAATCGATCTCGATCCCCCCTCGGTACGGAAAGCCTATTTGGAGCGGATGCGGGTCTACTTAGAGGACCTGCAAGAAAGCTGCGCGCGGCTGGCGTGCGATTACGTGCCGCTTTCGACGGAAGATAATCTGGGAGACACATTGGCGTATTACCTCAACCGCCGCGCCGCCCGGATCAAGAAATGA
- a CDS encoding BatA domain-containing protein, with protein MSFLSGIFLWALPLVAVPLLIHLFNRRRREVVQWGAMQFLSDSLTKKRRIMRVDDLILMVLRALAILMIVAALAQPMVQSQWFGSAAGRDVVIVIDTSLSMSRELDQGTVFDRAIERANNLLAELGEGDSVRVLLAGNRPRWLTSSAAVVDSGTTDQLRHALSELEPTLATADLFSAVQMAADAVPASSATSRTIAVLTDGSRHGWQSDATAAWTGVERLIEQTAIPTVVNVLELANVDTEWTNLSVDQLQTSRKLVGVDDEFTVRAVLTNRGPQPTAAMLLKWESDGEPLGVSSIDPLESGQSVTIPFQHEIEEAGVSSIQCRIDGSDNLNADNVGSLVVEAVERVPLLILRPEDDEINGRSESSYLLAALGQVQSIDDDEQQAISVFQPTVARFDELDTLTLSDYYAVVLADVPKLSEETTEQLSDYVRSGGGLWIALGEQADAETYNTLLHQEGQGIAPLLLEEPTGDANDRDKFDLVHPPEAEHVATELLGDTQRLDVDEVKIYRRHQFRNPGSDSGISVLLRSDRGAILAAEKYSGAGRVIAQCMPVGLSWSNLPLCQVYVPMVHEWLWYLSEPAVAKRNLQPGEPLLFSQDVGQKESKALLQPPVGEPIELLPELTDRHEVFEYHRAFLPGNYLLTVNPGANSEVQVPFHVQRDAAESDLTPLDEPQHALLAQAGGLRFTEELLSVPAGQTVEIRREPIWSLLLTAFLLFIVVEMLISAWSTNRRYAYRAAPTV; from the coding sequence ATGAGTTTTCTGAGTGGCATATTTCTGTGGGCGTTGCCGTTGGTCGCGGTTCCGTTGTTGATCCATCTGTTCAATCGCCGCCGCCGCGAAGTCGTGCAGTGGGGCGCCATGCAGTTTTTGTCCGACAGCCTTACTAAAAAACGGCGGATCATGCGGGTCGATGATTTGATCCTGATGGTGTTGCGGGCGCTGGCGATCTTGATGATCGTGGCAGCCCTGGCCCAACCGATGGTGCAGTCGCAATGGTTCGGCAGCGCAGCGGGGCGGGATGTGGTGATTGTCATCGACACGTCGCTCTCAATGTCGCGAGAACTCGACCAGGGGACAGTGTTCGACCGGGCGATTGAACGGGCAAATAATCTGTTGGCCGAGCTGGGCGAAGGAGATTCGGTGCGGGTGTTGCTTGCCGGAAATCGTCCGCGCTGGCTGACTTCCTCCGCCGCGGTGGTTGATTCCGGGACAACCGACCAACTCAGGCATGCACTCTCGGAATTGGAGCCGACGTTAGCCACGGCCGATCTGTTTTCAGCCGTTCAAATGGCGGCTGATGCTGTGCCGGCAAGCAGTGCGACATCACGCACCATCGCGGTCTTGACCGACGGCAGTCGGCATGGTTGGCAAAGCGACGCAACCGCTGCCTGGACCGGCGTGGAACGACTCATCGAGCAAACCGCGATTCCCACAGTGGTGAATGTGTTGGAATTGGCGAACGTTGATACCGAATGGACGAACCTCTCGGTGGACCAGTTACAAACGTCGCGTAAGTTGGTCGGGGTCGATGACGAATTCACCGTACGGGCGGTGCTCACCAATCGTGGTCCGCAACCGACTGCGGCGATGTTATTGAAGTGGGAGTCCGACGGCGAACCTCTGGGCGTCTCCTCCATTGACCCGCTCGAGTCAGGGCAATCGGTCACGATTCCTTTTCAACACGAAATCGAAGAGGCCGGCGTCAGTTCGATTCAATGTCGCATCGACGGCAGCGACAACTTGAACGCCGACAACGTGGGGTCACTGGTCGTTGAGGCGGTCGAGCGGGTGCCGTTGTTGATTTTGCGACCAGAGGACGACGAGATCAACGGCCGTAGCGAATCGAGTTATTTGCTGGCGGCTCTGGGACAAGTGCAATCAATTGACGATGACGAACAGCAGGCGATTTCCGTCTTTCAACCAACCGTCGCCCGGTTCGACGAATTGGACACGCTGACATTGAGCGATTATTACGCGGTCGTACTGGCCGATGTCCCCAAGCTTTCCGAAGAGACCACCGAACAGTTGTCAGACTATGTGCGTAGCGGCGGTGGATTGTGGATTGCGCTCGGCGAGCAAGCTGATGCGGAGACCTACAATACGTTGCTGCATCAAGAGGGCCAAGGCATCGCGCCGTTACTGCTAGAAGAGCCGACAGGCGATGCGAACGATCGCGACAAATTCGACTTGGTCCATCCTCCCGAAGCCGAGCATGTGGCTACGGAATTGTTAGGCGATACCCAGCGATTGGATGTCGACGAAGTCAAAATCTATCGTCGCCACCAATTCCGTAATCCGGGATCCGATAGCGGGATCTCGGTGTTATTGCGTTCCGACCGTGGAGCGATTTTGGCGGCGGAAAAATACTCAGGCGCGGGGCGTGTGATCGCCCAGTGCATGCCGGTTGGGTTGAGTTGGAGCAATCTGCCGTTGTGCCAAGTCTATGTGCCGATGGTGCACGAATGGCTGTGGTATCTTTCCGAACCGGCAGTCGCCAAACGCAATCTGCAGCCGGGCGAACCGCTCCTGTTTTCTCAGGACGTGGGACAAAAGGAATCGAAGGCGTTATTGCAGCCGCCAGTCGGTGAGCCAATCGAGTTATTACCGGAATTGACCGACCGCCATGAAGTTTTCGAATATCACCGAGCCTTTTTGCCGGGCAACTATCTGCTGACGGTCAATCCCGGCGCGAATTCCGAAGTCCAGGTGCCGTTTCATGTTCAACGAGATGCCGCTGAATCGGATTTGACGCCGCTGGACGAACCGCAGCACGCACTCTTAGCCCAAGCGGGCGGACTGCGATTTACGGAGGAGTTATTGTCGGTACCGGCGGGGCAGACTGTGGAAATCCGCCGCGAGCCGATTTGGAGTCTGTTGTTGACGGCGTTTTTACTGTTCATCGTTGTGGAGATGTTGATTTCCGCTTGGTCGACCAACCGGCGGTACGCATACCGTGCGGCGCCGACCGTGTGA
- a CDS encoding cupin domain-containing protein, whose protein sequence is MRNLFAGIPAELPDELTQTVLDAANVRIERIVSHGQASPAGFWYDQSEHEWVLVLQGAARLLFEGDAAPVEMHAGDYLEIPAHRRHRVEWTPPDEQTVWLAVFYSVG, encoded by the coding sequence ATGCGGAATTTGTTTGCGGGCATCCCCGCTGAATTGCCCGACGAACTCACTCAAACGGTGCTCGACGCCGCGAACGTTCGTATCGAACGGATTGTCTCCCACGGCCAAGCCAGCCCCGCCGGGTTTTGGTACGATCAATCCGAGCACGAATGGGTCCTGGTGTTGCAAGGGGCCGCCCGGCTGTTGTTCGAAGGGGACGCTGCACCGGTGGAAATGCACGCGGGCGACTACCTTGAGATCCCCGCGCACCGTCGGCATCGAGTGGAGTGGACGCCCCCCGACGAACAGACCGTCTGGCTGGCCGTTTTTTATTCCGTGGGATAG